One window from the genome of Dermacentor silvarum isolate Dsil-2018 chromosome 7, BIME_Dsil_1.4, whole genome shotgun sequence encodes:
- the LOC119459211 gene encoding neprilysin has protein sequence MSRPAHAPFTQEVTQPTASDENAVPPPSRDQHSDVNKILRISSFVALFILAGIILTILLLPQSNHTNGDKKGVCSTADCIYHAYLLGLNRSRAATPCEDFGRFVCSGWDNKYRDIAFTVQMDAIMDWIARLTQSSRRADWTASVSGRPLNMMRECVQRTSSKDEAVRELVSFVNGRTFSWPTRDWHETGPVKPWYPLQALLELAVLWGLPLWFRVDLVPSHLEHRRSLVVIRPSPFPTAFHYLHSRFLRYADVYPLYVQDFIDIILSHRPAAPAFEAFIRASARMQGHVFGNMTAAGEVAHFTPRVVTVETLQSLVKNVSAEDWIIAFRSVDTTPLHNDSLVLAASESILAAMDTLFGVYTARDIWFHTIWWFAQAVGIVAVKTLFSDLKVHPLGKALQSIVCALHVDASYSALLAANYKSHLSTAEQQTVRKLFDNIQAVAVEKVRSSTLLSSSSRSALATMLENTKSVVWPQHGFDSKEALESFYGATYTKANSFLGEWLWSRRQMQRLGVAAVHTEAGTVHGLSLKCLSWYDVALSIISIAPAALAPPFYYATGTSAMLYGGLGYIFAAQTLSALNTMFYLFKDILCLAWLRAEGDKCIGEENLPNEMEE, from the exons ATGTCAAGACCGGCACATGCACCATTTACACAGGAAGTGACACAA CCTACCGCTAGCGACGAGAACGCCGTGCCGCCACCCTCCAGAGACCAGCACAGTGACGTCAACAAGATCTTGCGTATTTCCTCATTCGTAGCACTCTTTATCCTCGCCGGAATAATACTTACAATATTGTTGCTGCCGCAATCGAACCACACCAATGGCGATAAAAAGGGAGTCTGCTCGACGGCTGACTGCATCTACCACGCATACCTCCTGGGCCTGAACCGCAGCCGCGCAGCCACACCATGCGAGGATTTCGGACGCTTCGTATGCTCTGGCTGGGACAACAAGTACCGCGATATCGCATTCACGGTCCAGATGGATGCCATCATGGACTGGATCGCGCGCTTGACGCAATCCAGCCGTCGCGCCGATTGGACGGCAAGCGTTTCTGGCAGACCTCTGAACATGATGCGGGAGTGCGTGCAAAGGACCAGCAGCAAAGACGAAGCTGTTCGAGAATTGGTGAGTTTCGTCAATGGTCGCACATTTTCTTGGCCCACAAGAGACTGGCACGAAACGGGGCCAGTCAAGCCGTGGTATCCCCTGCAAGCTCTACTAGAACTAGCCGTGTTATGGGGACTTCCGCTGTGGTTTCGCGTCGACCTTGTACCCAGCCATCTGGAACACCGAAGAAGCCTTGTCGTTATCCGTCCATCACCGTTTCCTACTGCGTTTCACTACCTTCACAGCCGGTTCCTCCGCTATGCTGACGTGTACCCTCTCTACGTGCAAGATTTCATAGACATTATCCTCAGCCATCGGCCCGCAGCACCTGCTTTCGAGGCATTCATACGGGCTAGCGCACGGATGCAAGGCCACGTTTTCGGGAACATGACCGCGGCGGGCGAAGTTGCGCACTTCACACCTAGAGTTGTCACCGTTGAAACGCTGCAGTCACTTGTGAAGAACGTGAGCGCCGAAGACTGGATAATCGCCTTTCGGTCCGTTGACACGACACCGCTTCACAACGACAGCCTTGTCCTAGCAGCGAGTGAAAGCATTTTGGCGGCGATGGACACTCTCTTCGGAGTCTACACGGCGAGAGATATTTGGTTCCACACGATTTGGTGGTTTGCGCAAGCTGTTGGCATTGTGGCTGTCAAGACCCTCTTTTCGGACCTGAAGGTGCATCCGCTAGGGAAAGCGCTGCAGTCCATTGTGTGCGCCCTGCACGTCGACGCCTCGTACAGTGCGCTTCTCGCCGCCAATTACAAGTCGCATCTCTCCACCGCCGAACAGCAGACCGTCAGGAAACTCTTCGACAATATCCAGGCAGTCGCTGTGGAAAAGGTGCGCTCATCCACCCTGCTCTCGTCATCCTCCAGGTCTGCACTGGCGACCATGCTTGAGAACACAAAAAGCGTCGTGTGGCCACAACACGGTTTCGACAGCAAGGAAGCTCTCGAGAGCTTCTACGGCGCAACTTACACTAAAGCTAACAGCTTTCTTGGCGAGTGGTTGTGGAGCAGACGGCAAATGCAGCGACTCGGGGTCGCCGCTGTGCACACTGAGGCGGGCACTGTGCATGGACTATCCTTGAAGTGCCTTAGCTGGTACGACGTGGCTCTTAGCATCATTTCTATCGCACCTGCGGCTCTGGCGCCTCCTTTCTACTACGCCACTGGTACAAGTGCTATGCTGTACGGTGGACTCGGTTACATCTTCGCTGCGCAAACACTATCCGCTCTGAACACAATGTTCTACCTCTTCAAAG ATATCCTCTG CCTGGCGTGGTTGCGCGCCGAAGGCGACAAATGTATAGGAGAGGAGAATCTGCCCAACGAGATGGAGGAGTAA